A genomic region of Trifolium pratense cultivar HEN17-A07 linkage group LG3, ARS_RC_1.1, whole genome shotgun sequence contains the following coding sequences:
- the LOC123913509 gene encoding putative F-box/LRR-repeat protein 23 has translation MASSSFLPTKEVEGESVTVPNWLELPKDITANILQRLDTFEIVTSACLVCPLWWNICKDPLMWRTISMRKRNIYHSDNNLVDICRFAIERSCGQLESIWVEYFGTNELLQCIAENASKLRCLRFVNCWRITDKGFSEAVRNFPLLEGLDISLCNLSKYSLEVVGRRCKLLKCLKFVRNGFYDFDGDDEAFVIAETMSGLRQLNISGNDMTYVGLISILDGCPLLETLNIRRCYNVNLSGSLRRRCLEQIKDVQLPVQHYIEEYDYDDDHVTYHDSLLDDDCYDPYD, from the exons atggcATCTTCATCTTTTCTTCCTACGAAGGAAGTGGAAGGTGAGAGCGTAACAGTTCCAAATTGGCTTGAACTTCCGAAAGACATCACTGCAAACATTCTTCAGAGACTTGATACCTTTGAAATTGTAACAAGTGCATGTCTAGTTTGTCCTCTATGGTGGAATATATGCAAGGATCCCCTCATGTGGCGCACTATTAGCATGAGAAAGAGAAACATTTACCATTCAGACAACAATTTGGTTGATATTTGTCGCTTTGCCATTGAACGAAGTTGTGGTCAACTAGAAAGCATTTGGGTTGAGTATTTTGGCACCAATGAGCTCCTTCAATGCATAGCTGAGAA TGCCAGTAAACTACGATGCTTGAGGTTTGTAAATTGCTGGAGAATTACAGATAAAGGATTCAGTGAAGCTGTTAGAAATTTTCCTTTGTTAGAAGGACTGGACATTTCATTGTGCAACCTATCAAAGTATTCTCTTGAAGTTGTTGGCCGACGTTGCAAGCTGCTAAAATGTCTAAAATTTGTAAGAAAtggtttttatgattttgatggTGATGATGAGGCATTTGTTATTGCAGAAACAATGTCCGGACTACGCCAACTTAATATTAGTGGAAATGACATGACATATGTTGGGTTGATTTCAATTCTTGATGGTTGTCCTCTTCTTGAGACTCTAAATATTCGAAGATGTTATAATGTTAATTTGAGTGGAAGTTTGAGGAGAAGGTGTCTTGAGCAGATCAAAGATGTGCAGCTTCCAGTTCAGCATTACATTGAAGAGTACGATTATGATGATGATCATGTAACTTATCATGATTCTCTGTTAGATGATGACTGTTATGATCCTTATGATTAA